Genomic segment of Rhodococcus rhodochrous:
GCGCGATCTGCGTGCGGGTCTGCACGCGGAGCTTGGCGTCGAGGTTCGACAGCGGCTCGTCCATGAGGAAGACCTGCGGCTGGCGGACGATGGCGCGGCCCATCGCGACGCGCTGACGCTGGCCGCCGGACAGTGCCTTGGGCTTGCGGTCGAGGAACTGTTCGAGGTCGAGCATCTTCGCGACCTCGACGACCCGCTCACGGATCTCGTTCTTCGGTGTCTTGGCCAGCTTCAGCGCGAAGCCCATGTTCTCCGCGACCGACATGTGCGGGTAGAGGGCGTAGTTCTGGAACACCATCGCGATGTCGCGTTCCTTCGGATCCTGCCCGGTGACGTCCTGGTCACCGATGAGGATGCGCCCGCTGTGCACCTCCTCGAGGCCGGCGAGCATGCGCAGCGAGGTCGACTTGCCGCAGCCCGACGGCCCGACCAGGACGAGGAATTCGCCGTCCTCGATCTCAAGGTCGAGCGCGTCGACCGCGGGCGTAGTCGAGCCGGGGAACAGGCACGTGGCCTTGTCGAAGGTCACCGACGCCATCTCGCAGATCCTTTCCGAAGCGGAACACGCTCGTGCGGTAGGGGAATCTACCGTGCGTCGCTCGATCGGTTCTCGACCGGCGTGATGTCGTCGTCGTTCCAGACCTGGATCCCCCGGACGCCCGGGACGTCACCGGCGTGGAAGACCGGATCACGGCCCTGCTTGCGCTGCGCGCTGTAGTGGTGGAACAGGGCGTAGGCGATACCCGACAGCGGGATCAGGGCGATGAGGTTGACGATGGCCATGACTCCCATGGCGAGGTCGGCCAGGGCCCACACCAGCGGCAGCGATCCGATGGCCCCGAGGAAGACGCACAGCACGACCGCCGACCGGAGGTAGGGCAGGATGCGGCGCGATCCGGTGAGGAACTCCATGTTGGATTCGCTGTAGTAGTAATTGCCGATCATCGAGGTGAACGCGAGGAAGAAGATCAGCACGGCGAGGAAGTGCACCGTCCAGTCGCCGAGCTGCAGCGCGAGCGCATTCTGCGTCAGGGCGGCGCCCTCGAGACCGCTGCCGAACTCGGGCTCCGACAGCAGGATGATGAAGGCCGTGATCGAACAGACCAGCAGGGTGTCGAAGTAGACGCCGAGGCTCTGGACCAGGCCCTGCTTGACCGGGTGGGAGACGGCGGCGGCGGCACCGGCGTTGGGGGCGGAGCCCATACCGGCCTCGTTCGAGAAGAGCCCTCGTCGGATGCCGTTCATGAAGGCGGCGCCGAAACCACCACCGACGATCTCCTCGAGACCGAAGGCGTTCTCGACGATGAGCCGGAAGACGGTCGGGACCTCACCGATGTTGAGGATCACGACGATGATGCCGATGACCAGGTAGACGAACGCCAGGACCGGCACGACGACCTGGGAGACGCCGGAGATGCGGCGGATCCCACCGAAGATCACCACGCCGACGAGGAGGGCGACGACCAGGCCCACGATCACCTGGAGGGCCGTGGTCTTCTCCCCGATGGAACCCGACACCGCATCGACGACCGAGTTGGTCTGCACCGCGTTGAACACGAAACCGTAGGTGATGGTGATGATGACCGCGAAGATCATGCCCATCCAGCGTTTCCGCAGCCCGTACTGCATGTAGTAGGCGGGGCCGCCGCGGAAGGTGCCGTCCTCGTCGCGCACCTTGTACAGCTGGGCGAGAGTGGACTCGAGGAAGGCGGTCGCCGCACCGATCAGGGCCATGGCCCACATCCAGAACACCGCTCCGGGACCACCGAGGCTGATCGCGATCGCGACACCGGCGACGTTGCCCGTTCCCACGCGGGAGGCGGCCGAGACGGAGAAGGCCCGGAATGCGGACAGGCCCGGTTCCCCGTTGGGTAGTTTCTCGGGTTTCTCCACGACGGAGCGCAGCATGTCGGGCAGGAGCCGGATCTGGATGAACCGGGACCGGAACGTGTAGTACAGACCTGAACCGATGAGCAGTGCGATCACCGCATACCAGAACGTGTCGTTGATATCGGTGACGAAATCGACCGCAGTGTCCATCTGCACGATCTTGGTGGGTCGCGGGTGGTTTCGCAGGAATTTCGTGCGTGTTCCCGGTCTCGCGGGCGGAGTCGGTGCCAGGCTCTACGCTCGCTGGGTGAGTTCGGACAAGATGTTGAGCCGTATCGGTGGGTTGCTCCGCCAGGCGGAGTCCACCGACAACCCTCACGAGGCCGACGCCTTCCTCGCCGCGGCACAGCGGCTCGCGACGTCCTCCTCGATCGATCTGGCGGTCGCGCGCAGCCACACGGCGGCGAAGGAACGTCGCGCGACTCCCGTGCAGCGACTGATCACCATCGGTGAGACGGGGAAGAAGGGACTGCGCACCTACGCCCAGTTGTTCATCGCGATCGCGGCGGCCAACGACGTGCAGTGCGACATCACCGCGAACTCCACCGTCATCTACGCCTACGGCTTCGCCGACGACATCGACGTGTGCGAGGCGCTGTACTCCTCTCTGCTCGTGCAGATGGTGCGGGCGTCCGACGCGTATCTGCGCGAGGGCACCTACCGGAACGAGACCACGGTGCGCACCGTCGTCGAGGAACGCGGCGGTCGCCGTGTGCACACACGCGTGCGCAAGCCCGTCGCCGCGGTGACGGCCCGGCTGAACTTCCAGTCGGCGTTCGCCGCCCGGATCGGCGCCCGGCTGACCGAGGCGAAGCAGGAGATCGAACGCGAGGTGGAAACATCCGCGCCCGGTACGGCGTTGGTGTTGCGTGGGAAGAGTCTGGAGCTCCAGGACTTCTACCGCAGTACGTCGGAGGCACGGGGCAGTTGGCGGGGCAACCGCGCACCGTCGGCGCGCTCGGCCGATGCCCGGCGCGCGGGCGACCGTGCCGGACGGGCGGCACGACTGGGAACGGCACCCGAACTGCCGTCGGCTCCGAGGAGGCTGGAACGGTGAGCAAGGTGCGCGATACCCGCAGAACCGCTGTGTACGAAGCGGAGTCGATCGTACGGAAGATGCTCGACCGCGCCGACGAGCGCGGGTTGCGGACCGTGGAGGTCGCCGGCTCCCACGTCACGCTCCCGGTCGAGAGACGGTTCGCCTCCATCGCCTCGGTCCAGGAGTACATCGACGCCGTGCTCGCCCTCGACTGGGTACGCGCCCGGTGGGAGCGCGCCGCCGTGCCGGTGCGCGTGCGGGCGCGGGCCGGCAACGCGGCCGCACACTACGAACGCGACTGCGCGACCATCGCCCTTCCCGAGCATCGGGCGAACACGGCGTGGGCGTTCCGCGAGATGGTGGTGTTGCACGAACTCGCGCACCACCTCGATCCGCACGATCCCGACGACGCCACCGAGGGTGCCCACGGGCCGGCCTTCGTCGAACGGTTTCTCGCCCTGGTCGGCGAAATCATCGGTCCGGAAGCAGCATTCGCGTTGCAGGCGACCGGGATCGCTACCCCGGCACATCCCCGTCGATAGTCTCCGGTTTCCGAAACCCTTACCGGCTCGAGAACCTTTCTTTGGCATCGCCGCCGACGACCGAGCCGGATCTGCAGCAATGCTCGTATCCTGCTGCATAACATACTGATTGGTCTTTCCGGGCCCGCCGTTCGCTCCGGGATCCGCGTGCCGACGAAGCATGCGAACCAAGGTCTCGAGTGACTTACTGTGGTTTGCATCACACAAAGACACGCGTCGGTTGCGTACCGAGACCTCCAAGCCCCTTCCGAACACGCCACACGACGCGCGGCATACGAAGGAGAACGGTGATGAAACCCGGAGCACGAGTCGCCCTCGGTGTGGGCATCGGATATTTCCTCGGCCGAACCAAGAAGATGCGGTTGGCCATGATGCTCGCCGGTGCCGGCATGACCGGCAAACTGCCCAGCAACCCCCAGGAACTCCTGCAGCGCAGCGCCTCGATGCTCGGCTCGTCTCCCGAGATCAACAAGATCACCGAATCCGTTCGCGGAGAACTCATGAACGCGGCGCGGGCCGCTGCCGTGACCGCGGCCAGCAACCGGATCGACGCCCTCAACGAACGTCTGCAGTCCCGCGCGAGCGGTGGCGGCGAGCGATCGGAGGACGAACCCGAGGACGCCGAGTACGAGGACGAGTACGACGAGCGCGACGAGGAACCGGAGTACGAGGCCGACGAGAGCGACGCCGCGCAGGACGAGACGGGCGACGACGAGGGCGCCGAGGAGGAGTCGGACACCGAACCCGAGCGCCCCGCACCCCGACGCCGCACCACCCGCGCGTCCTCCCGTCCGCGAACATCCCGCAGCAAGAAGGCATCCGACAGCGAGGACTCGGACGATTCGGACGAGGCACCGGCCAAGCCGCGTAAGCGCGCGGCGCGCAGCAGTGGCTCGTCGTCCGGCCGCGCCCCGGTCCGCCGAACGGGACGGTGAGGACGATGGCCAGGTCGAAGGGCGTCGCGGGCGGAGTCACCGACGCGGTGGGCAAGGCCGGGAAGACCGCTACCGATACCGCCGGTGAGGCCGGTCGCACCGCCACGGACACGGCGGGGAAGGCCACGGGCGGACTGACCGGTGGACTGCAGCAGTCGTTGCAGGGCCTCGCGGGGACGGTCGCCCAGAACGCGTTGTCGAGCCTGTCCGACAGGGTCACCGGCACGGCGGGACGATTACAGGATTACTCCGAGGGCAAGGGCGGGAACCTGGCCAGTGCGCTCACCGGTGTCGACAAGCTCGCTCAGGGCGAGTCGCCGTTGAAGGCGGCGGCAAGTTCGGGATTCGAGAACCTGAAGAACACCGCGAAGGACAAGTTCCAGGACGTCAAGGAGTCCGTCACCGGTGGTGGTGGAGGCAAGGGTGGGGGCGGTAAGAAGCTCAAGCTCACCAACATCGTCGAGAGCATCGACGTGGGCGTGCCGATCGACCTCGCCTACGACCTGTGGACCCAGTTTGCCGACTGGCCGAAGTTCATGAAGAAGGTCGAGCAGGTCGAACAGGTCGAGGACGAGAAGCTCCACTGGACCGGCAAGGTGTTCTGGTCGCGCCGGAACTGGGAGTCCACGATCCTCGAACAGGTGCCGTTCGAACGGATCGTGTGGCGTTCCAAGGGCGGCAAGGGCTACATCGACGGTGCGGTGACCTTCCACGAACTCACACCCGATCTCACCCGGATCCTCATGGTCCTCGAGTACCACCCCCGGGGTCTGTTCGAGCGCACCGCGAATCTGTGGCGGGCGGTCGGGCGCCGGTCACGCCTGGAGCTGAAGCACTTCCGGCGCTACGCCATGACCGAGGCCATCCTGCATCCCGATGACATCGTCGGCTGGCATGGCGAGATCCGCGAGAGCGAGGTCGTCAAGGACGACGAGACCGCGCGTCAGGAGGAAGAGGAGCGCGAACAGGAGGACGCCCGCGAGAACGGCGAGGAGGGGGTGACCGACACCTCCGGCGACGAGGACGAGATCCGCGACGAGGACGAGGATTTCGAGGAGGGTGAACCGTCCGAGGACGAGTACGAGGAGGAGTCGCCCGAAGACGCAAGCGACGAGGAGTCGCCCGAGGACGAGGAGGATCTCGAGGACGAGTATCCCGAAGAGGAGGACGAGACCGAGGAGGACGAGACCTCCGGCGAAGAACCCGACGACGAAGAGGACGAGCCCGAACCGCCTCGGAAACGCGCGCCCGCGAAGCGGACCCGCGCGACGAAGGCCACCGGTACGCGCTCGGCCCGCTCGAGAGGATCCCGGTCATGACCATCCAACCTGCAGGGGGCGGCGGCGGTGGAGGCGGCGGGGGCGGTATGGCCCGTCCCAATTCGTCCGGCCTCGCCGACGTCATCGACACGATCCTCGACAAGGGCCTCGTCATCGACGCGTTCGTGCGTGTCTCGCTCGTCGGTATCGAACTGCTCACCATCGACGCCCGCGTCGTCGTGGCCAGTGTCGACACCTACCTGCGTTTCGCGGAGGCGGTGAACCGGCTCGAGATCTCCGACAACGAGCCGAAGGGTCTTCCGGATCTCGTCGGCGACATCACTTCGGGCGGTTCCAAACACAAGACGAAGGGAGCACTCGAGGCTGCGGGGGAGAAGGTCAGCGAGTTCCTCGGGGACGTCCAGGAGCAGCGCGAGCCCGCTCGACGATCTCGCAGGGGTGAGGACTGATGTCGACCGGACAGACCGAACGGCCCGAGCAGGGCGACAACGACGAAACCGCCACGACCACTGCGGTCTACGTCTACGGGATCGTCCCGTCGGATGTGGAGCCGGAGGATCATGCGGAAGGGGTGGGTAATCCGCCGGCCGAGGTGTCGGTGGTCAGATCCGGTCGCGTCGCCGCACTGGTGAGCGAGATCCCCACCGATCGCGCCCTCGGCACACCGGACGATCTCAAGGCGCACGCCGAGTTGCTCGACGGGACCGTGACGGTCGCCCCCGTGCTCCCGTTGAGATTCGGGGCGGTCCTCACCGATCGGGATGCGGTGGCCGCGGAACTGCTCGAGGGGAACGAGGACGAACTCGCCTCGGCCCTCGACCAACTCGAAGGTCTCGCACAGTACGTCGTGAAGGGGCGCTACGTCGAGAAGACGATCCTGCAGGAGATCCTCGAGGAGAACTCCGAGGCGGCGCAGTTGCGGGAACAGCTCCGCGGGCAGTCCGAGGATGCGACCCGCGATGCGCGGATGGCGCTCGGAGAGATCATCAATGCGACGATCGAGGCCAAGCGCGCCGAGGACACCCGTCGCACGGTCGAGGCCCTGTCGTCGCTCGAACCGATGGTCAACGAGCGGCAGCCCACGCACGAGCAGGACGCCGTGCACATCGCCGTCCTCGTCGAACTCGAGCGGCAGGACGACCTCGAACAGGCTCTGCAGGAACTGGGCCGGGAGTGGGAGAACAGGGTCGAGTTCTCGTTGCTCGGTCCGATGGCGGCCTACGACTTCGTGGCGAAATCCGATCCCGGTGAAGGAGGTTGACGATGGGTCTGCTGACCTCCCTGCTCACGCTGCCCCTCGCTCCCGTCAAGGGAGTGATGTGGCTCGGAGAGGTCATCCAGGAGCAGGTCGAACAGCAACTGCACGACCCCGCCAACGTGCGGCGCGAACTCGAGGAGATCGAGGAAGCGGCGGAGGCGGGTGAGCTGACGCCCGAGGAGAAGGACGAGGCGCAGCAGGCCGTGCTGAACCGGATGATCTCCCGGGGCGGATCCGGCCCCGCCGAGGGAAAGGAGTGATCCCGTGGCGCAGGACACCGGCCCGCCCGCGATCTCGGCGGCCGAGGCCGCATCGGCGGCCCTCACACATCTGAAGGAACTGACCTCGAAGGAGGCTCAGGGGGTGACCTCCGTCGAACCCACCGAGGACGGTTGGGTCGTCGAGGTGGAGGTCGTGGAGGACAGGCGGATCCCGTCGTCGGCCGACATGCTTGCGCTCTACGAGGTGGAGATCGATCTGGACGGAAATCTGCTCGCGTACAGGAGGACCCGGCGTTACGGACGCGGTAGCAGCGATATCGGTGCGAGGACCGGATCATGACGGTGATCGGGGGCGGTGGAGGCGGCACGTCGTCGCCGCAGCCCTACGGGGGCGGGGGCCGGTCGACCAATCTCGGCGACATCCTCGAGCGTGTCCTCGACAAGGGA
This window contains:
- the gvpJ gene encoding gas vesicle protein GvpJ, which translates into the protein MTIQPAGGGGGGGGGGGMARPNSSGLADVIDTILDKGLVIDAFVRVSLVGIELLTIDARVVVASVDTYLRFAEAVNRLEISDNEPKGLPDLVGDITSGGSKHKTKGALEAAGEKVSEFLGDVQEQREPARRSRRGED
- a CDS encoding alanine/glycine:cation symporter family protein, yielding MDTAVDFVTDINDTFWYAVIALLIGSGLYYTFRSRFIQIRLLPDMLRSVVEKPEKLPNGEPGLSAFRAFSVSAASRVGTGNVAGVAIAISLGGPGAVFWMWAMALIGAATAFLESTLAQLYKVRDEDGTFRGGPAYYMQYGLRKRWMGMIFAVIITITYGFVFNAVQTNSVVDAVSGSIGEKTTALQVIVGLVVALLVGVVIFGGIRRISGVSQVVVPVLAFVYLVIGIIVVILNIGEVPTVFRLIVENAFGLEEIVGGGFGAAFMNGIRRGLFSNEAGMGSAPNAGAAAAVSHPVKQGLVQSLGVYFDTLLVCSITAFIILLSEPEFGSGLEGAALTQNALALQLGDWTVHFLAVLIFFLAFTSMIGNYYYSESNMEFLTGSRRILPYLRSAVVLCVFLGAIGSLPLVWALADLAMGVMAIVNLIALIPLSGIAYALFHHYSAQRKQGRDPVFHAGDVPGVRGIQVWNDDDITPVENRSSDAR
- the gvpO gene encoding gas vesicle protein GvpO — encoded protein: MAQDTGPPAISAAEAASAALTHLKELTSKEAQGVTSVEPTEDGWVVEVEVVEDRRIPSSADMLALYEVEIDLDGNLLAYRRTRRYGRGSSDIGARTGS
- a CDS encoding SRPBCC family protein translates to MARSKGVAGGVTDAVGKAGKTATDTAGEAGRTATDTAGKATGGLTGGLQQSLQGLAGTVAQNALSSLSDRVTGTAGRLQDYSEGKGGNLASALTGVDKLAQGESPLKAAASSGFENLKNTAKDKFQDVKESVTGGGGGKGGGGKKLKLTNIVESIDVGVPIDLAYDLWTQFADWPKFMKKVEQVEQVEDEKLHWTGKVFWSRRNWESTILEQVPFERIVWRSKGGKGYIDGAVTFHELTPDLTRILMVLEYHPRGLFERTANLWRAVGRRSRLELKHFRRYAMTEAILHPDDIVGWHGEIRESEVVKDDETARQEEEEREQEDARENGEEGVTDTSGDEDEIRDEDEDFEEGEPSEDEYEEESPEDASDEESPEDEEDLEDEYPEEEDETEEDETSGEEPDDEEDEPEPPRKRAPAKRTRATKATGTRSARSRGSRS
- a CDS encoding gas vesicle protein GvpG — encoded protein: MGLLTSLLTLPLAPVKGVMWLGEVIQEQVEQQLHDPANVRRELEEIEEAAEAGELTPEEKDEAQQAVLNRMISRGGSGPAEGKE
- a CDS encoding DUF2786 domain-containing protein, whose amino-acid sequence is MSSDKMLSRIGGLLRQAESTDNPHEADAFLAAAQRLATSSSIDLAVARSHTAAKERRATPVQRLITIGETGKKGLRTYAQLFIAIAAANDVQCDITANSTVIYAYGFADDIDVCEALYSSLLVQMVRASDAYLREGTYRNETTVRTVVEERGGRRVHTRVRKPVAAVTARLNFQSAFAARIGARLTEAKQEIEREVETSAPGTALVLRGKSLELQDFYRSTSEARGSWRGNRAPSARSADARRAGDRAGRAARLGTAPELPSAPRRLER
- a CDS encoding TIGR04338 family metallohydrolase, yielding MSKVRDTRRTAVYEAESIVRKMLDRADERGLRTVEVAGSHVTLPVERRFASIASVQEYIDAVLALDWVRARWERAAVPVRVRARAGNAAAHYERDCATIALPEHRANTAWAFREMVVLHELAHHLDPHDPDDATEGAHGPAFVERFLALVGEIIGPEAAFALQATGIATPAHPRR
- a CDS encoding GvpL/GvpF family gas vesicle protein; this translates as MSTGQTERPEQGDNDETATTTAVYVYGIVPSDVEPEDHAEGVGNPPAEVSVVRSGRVAALVSEIPTDRALGTPDDLKAHAELLDGTVTVAPVLPLRFGAVLTDRDAVAAELLEGNEDELASALDQLEGLAQYVVKGRYVEKTILQEILEENSEAAQLREQLRGQSEDATRDARMALGEIINATIEAKRAEDTRRTVEALSSLEPMVNERQPTHEQDAVHIAVLVELERQDDLEQALQELGREWENRVEFSLLGPMAAYDFVAKSDPGEGG
- a CDS encoding ABC transporter ATP-binding protein, with the protein product MASVTFDKATCLFPGSTTPAVDALDLEIEDGEFLVLVGPSGCGKSTSLRMLAGLEEVHSGRILIGDQDVTGQDPKERDIAMVFQNYALYPHMSVAENMGFALKLAKTPKNEIRERVVEVAKMLDLEQFLDRKPKALSGGQRQRVAMGRAIVRQPQVFLMDEPLSNLDAKLRVQTRTQIAQLQRRLGTTTVYVTHDQVEAMTMGDRVAVLEKGILQQCASPRVLYNRPANVFVAGFMGSPAMNLFRLPVFDRGAMIGDIHVPVPRDVLGQVTEKEVVLGIRPEHLEISNEGLAMDVDVVEELGSEAYVYGRADVGGIVQQIVARSDWRNPPQKGDRLYLRFDPEHVHVFGTSDGKRIG